Proteins encoded together in one Variovorax paradoxus window:
- a CDS encoding peroxiredoxin gives MIKVGDTLPSATLQEYSEVEGEGCSIGPNPVDVSKATAGKTIALFALPGAFTPTCSAKHVPGYVQHFDDFKTAGVDEIWCVSVNDAFVMGAWARDQKTGTKVRMLADGSADFAKATGLTLDLTARGMGLRSNRYSMLVKDGKVAALNVEAPGKFEVSNAETLLAQARG, from the coding sequence ATGATCAAAGTCGGCGACACCCTTCCTTCGGCAACCCTGCAGGAATACTCCGAGGTCGAGGGCGAAGGCTGCAGCATCGGCCCCAACCCTGTGGACGTGAGCAAGGCGACGGCTGGCAAGACCATTGCGCTGTTCGCTCTGCCGGGCGCCTTCACGCCCACCTGCTCGGCCAAGCACGTGCCGGGCTATGTGCAGCATTTCGACGACTTCAAGACCGCTGGCGTGGATGAGATCTGGTGCGTGAGCGTGAACGACGCGTTCGTGATGGGCGCCTGGGCGCGCGACCAGAAGACCGGCACCAAGGTGCGCATGTTGGCCGACGGCAGCGCCGACTTCGCCAAGGCCACTGGGCTTACGCTCGACCTGACTGCTCGCGGCATGGGCCTGCGCAGCAACCGTTATTCAATGCTCGTGAAGGACGGCAAGGTGGCAGCGCTCAACGTCGAGGCACCGGGCAAGTTCGAAGTCAGCAACGCCGAGACGCTGCTGGCCCAGGCCCGCGGCTGA
- the rpsS gene encoding 30S ribosomal protein S19, which translates to MTRSLKKGPFVDHHLVAKADKAVTTKDKKPIKTWSRRSMVLPEFIGLTIAVHNGKQHVPVYITDQMVGHKLGEFALTRTFKGHPADKKVQKK; encoded by the coding sequence ATGACTCGCTCTCTCAAAAAGGGTCCGTTTGTTGACCATCACCTCGTGGCCAAGGCCGACAAGGCAGTGACGACGAAGGACAAGAAGCCGATCAAGACCTGGTCGCGCCGCTCGATGGTTCTGCCCGAGTTCATCGGCCTGACCATTGCCGTGCACAACGGCAAGCAGCACGTGCCTGTCTACATTACCGATCAAATGGTCGGCCACAAGCTCGGCGAATTTGCGCTCACGCGTACGTTCAAGGGGCACCCCGCGGACAAGAAAGTCCAGAAGAAGTAA
- a CDS encoding cytochrome b/b6 domain-containing protein: MTDSSVAALQAAASHRPVRARIWDLPTRVFHWALSVVVIGLIATGLGGIMEWHFRLGYVVLALLLFRLLWGFVGGRWSRFASFFYGPGSVLAYLRGRAHPDHVIGHTPLGGLSVFAVLAVLALQVATGLVADDEISAAGPLTRFVSGEVVSLATGWHKAQGKTIVIALVSLHVLAVLFYVLVKRHRLVRPMVSGDKLIRSAGSQVATSRDDAASRCFALALFAVCAGAAYWIASLRV, from the coding sequence ATGACCGACTCCTCCGTGGCCGCCTTGCAGGCCGCCGCGTCCCACCGCCCCGTGCGAGCGCGCATCTGGGATCTGCCGACGCGCGTTTTTCACTGGGCGTTGAGCGTCGTGGTCATTGGCCTGATTGCCACCGGCCTCGGCGGCATCATGGAATGGCACTTTCGCTTGGGCTATGTGGTTCTTGCGCTGCTTCTGTTCCGGCTGCTGTGGGGTTTCGTGGGCGGGCGCTGGTCGCGTTTTGCCTCGTTCTTCTACGGGCCGGGCTCCGTTCTTGCCTATCTGCGCGGCCGAGCCCATCCCGATCACGTGATCGGGCACACCCCCCTGGGCGGCTTGTCGGTATTTGCGGTTCTGGCCGTGCTGGCGCTACAGGTTGCGACCGGGCTGGTGGCGGATGACGAGATTTCCGCAGCCGGACCACTCACGCGCTTTGTTTCAGGTGAAGTGGTGAGCCTTGCAACGGGCTGGCACAAGGCGCAAGGAAAGACGATCGTGATCGCGCTGGTCAGCCTGCATGTTCTGGCCGTGCTGTTCTATGTACTGGTCAAGCGCCATCGGCTGGTGCGGCCCATGGTTTCGGGCGACAAGCTGATCAGGTCCGCCGGCAGCCAGGTGGCAACCAGCCGCGATGACGCCGCCTCGCGCTGTTTCGCGCTGGCTTTGTTCGCAGTGTGCGCGGGCGCGGCCTACTGGATTGCATCGCTGCGCGTATGA
- the rplV gene encoding 50S ribosomal protein L22, with amino-acid sequence MSETRAVLRGVRLSVDKGRLVADLIRGKKVDQALNVLQFTQKKAAVIIKKVLESAIANAEHNDGADIDELKVKTIYVEQGATLKRFTARAKGRGNRISKPTCHVYVTVGN; translated from the coding sequence ATGTCTGAAACACGTGCAGTCCTCCGCGGTGTCCGCCTCTCGGTCGACAAGGGCCGTCTGGTCGCTGACCTGATCCGCGGCAAGAAGGTTGATCAAGCGCTCAACGTTCTGCAATTCACGCAGAAAAAGGCCGCTGTGATCATCAAGAAGGTGCTCGAGTCGGCAATTGCCAACGCCGAGCACAACGATGGCGCCGATATCGACGAACTGAAGGTCAAGACCATCTACGTCGAACAGGGCGCAACGCTCAAGCGCTTCACCGCGCGAGCCAAGGGTCGCGGTAACCGCATCAGCAAGCCCACGTGCCATGTGTACGTGACGGTTGGCAACTAA
- a CDS encoding MFS transporter has protein sequence MNAASTSTGGLLAGRKRIAAVFLAFAVAYFFSTLVRAITATLSPTLTAEFDLESRDLGLLAGGYFLGFAFTQLPMGTWLDRYGPKRVIVSFLSVAVIGCLLFSAATSFTLLLAARVLTGVGVSACLMAPLTGYRRWLTPPMQLRSNSWMLMVGSFGLVGATLPVQWLMPLLGWRPLFWLLAAGVLVSMALIAWAAPAWHRGQETDNGSGEQKPGGYAAVWRDPFFRKLAPVGFFNYGGFVAMQTLWVVPWLTRVAGYTPQQAAGALFWISIALLATYWLWGVTNPKLAHRGIPATRLLCWGMPLAMLALALILVAGPAAGTVAWICFLCISTVVTLAQPAVALALPPALAGRALSAYNLVVFAGVFVVQWGIGLLIDLFARAGLDTVGSFRAALAVFLACCVMSYTYFLWAPPHNRRVVPRPA, from the coding sequence GTGAACGCCGCAAGTACCTCGACCGGCGGCCTGCTCGCCGGGCGGAAGCGGATTGCCGCCGTTTTCCTGGCCTTTGCCGTCGCCTACTTTTTCTCGACGCTGGTGCGCGCCATCACGGCCACGCTGTCGCCGACCCTCACTGCCGAGTTCGACCTCGAATCGCGCGACCTCGGTCTGCTCGCGGGAGGCTACTTCCTGGGTTTTGCGTTCACGCAGTTGCCCATGGGCACCTGGCTCGACCGCTACGGCCCGAAGCGGGTCATCGTCTCTTTCCTTTCTGTCGCCGTCATCGGGTGCCTGCTGTTCTCTGCGGCGACGAGTTTTACGCTCCTGCTTGCCGCTCGCGTGCTGACCGGTGTGGGCGTCAGTGCCTGCCTCATGGCGCCGCTCACCGGCTACCGGCGCTGGTTGACCCCGCCGATGCAGTTGCGCAGCAACTCGTGGATGCTGATGGTGGGCTCCTTCGGCCTCGTCGGCGCCACTCTGCCGGTGCAATGGCTGATGCCGCTCCTGGGCTGGCGGCCGCTGTTCTGGCTGCTGGCGGCGGGCGTGCTGGTTTCCATGGCGCTGATTGCGTGGGCTGCACCTGCGTGGCATCGCGGCCAAGAAACAGATAACGGCAGCGGCGAACAGAAACCGGGCGGCTACGCTGCCGTGTGGCGCGACCCCTTCTTTCGCAAGCTCGCGCCGGTCGGCTTCTTCAACTACGGCGGCTTCGTCGCGATGCAGACGCTCTGGGTGGTCCCCTGGCTCACCCGCGTGGCAGGCTACACGCCGCAGCAGGCGGCCGGCGCCCTGTTCTGGATCAGCATCGCCCTGCTGGCTACTTACTGGCTCTGGGGCGTGACCAATCCCAAGCTCGCGCATCGCGGCATTCCGGCCACCCGGCTCTTGTGTTGGGGCATGCCGCTCGCGATGCTCGCGCTTGCTCTCATTTTGGTAGCAGGTCCGGCTGCGGGAACCGTCGCCTGGATCTGCTTTCTGTGTATCTCCACCGTGGTCACGCTGGCCCAGCCCGCGGTGGCGCTTGCCTTGCCGCCTGCCCTCGCCGGGCGTGCGCTGTCGGCCTACAACCTGGTGGTTTTTGCGGGTGTATTCGTCGTGCAGTGGGGTATCGGCCTGCTGATCGACCTGTTTGCGCGTGCGGGGCTCGACACCGTCGGGTCCTTTCGCGCGGCCTTGGCCGTTTTCCTGGCCTGCTGCGTTATGTCGTATACCTACTTCCTTTGGGCGCCCCCGCATAATCGGCGCGTAGTCCCTCGACCCGCATGA
- the rplP gene encoding 50S ribosomal protein L16, translating to MLQPARRKFRKEQKGRNTGIATTGNSVAFGDFGLKCTDRGRLTARQIEAARRAISRHVKRGGRIWIRVFPDKPISTKPAEVRMGNGKGNPEYYVAEIQPGKIVFEIVGVPEELAREAFRLAAAKLPLRTTFVARQLGA from the coding sequence ATGCTGCAACCTGCACGCAGAAAGTTCCGCAAGGAACAAAAGGGCCGCAACACCGGCATCGCAACCACGGGTAACTCGGTTGCGTTCGGTGACTTCGGTCTCAAATGCACCGACCGCGGCCGCCTCACGGCGCGCCAGATCGAAGCCGCTCGCCGCGCGATTTCGCGTCACGTGAAGCGTGGTGGCCGTATCTGGATCCGCGTGTTCCCGGACAAGCCGATCTCTACCAAGCCCGCCGAAGTGCGGATGGGTAACGGTAAGGGCAACCCCGAGTACTACGTCGCTGAAATCCAGCCTGGCAAGATCGTGTTCGAGATCGTCGGCGTGCCCGAAGAACTCGCCCGCGAAGCGTTCCGCCTGGCCGCCGCCAAGCTTCCGCTGCGTACGACGTTTGTCGCTCGCCAGCTCGGCGCCTGA
- a CDS encoding PTS sugar transporter subunit IIA, with the protein MNSILIIAHSPFAQALRRCALHVFPDCEQAVVALDVLPNVSPEETLAAARITLEQQLIAPRSQVLVLADVFGATPCNVAQKLVDGVRSRLVAGVNLPMLLRAVTYRHEPLDTLVQRAIAGGTAGVMQVAVAAPQNQAKRKHSDQEIRDHQQ; encoded by the coding sequence ATGAACAGCATTCTCATCATCGCCCACTCACCGTTCGCGCAGGCGCTGCGGCGGTGCGCGCTGCATGTGTTCCCGGATTGCGAGCAGGCAGTGGTCGCGCTCGACGTGCTGCCCAACGTGTCGCCGGAAGAAACGCTGGCCGCAGCCCGCATCACGCTCGAGCAGCAGCTCATCGCACCGCGCTCGCAGGTGCTCGTGCTGGCCGACGTGTTCGGCGCAACGCCGTGCAATGTGGCCCAGAAGCTGGTGGACGGCGTCCGCTCGCGGCTGGTGGCGGGCGTCAACCTGCCGATGCTGCTGCGGGCGGTAACCTACCGCCACGAGCCGCTCGACACGCTGGTGCAGCGCGCCATTGCGGGCGGCACGGCCGGAGTCATGCAGGTGGCCGTGGCCGCACCCCAGAACCAGGCGAAGAGAAAGCACAGTGATCAAGAAATCCGTGACCATCAGCAATAA
- the rplB gene encoding 50S ribosomal protein L2, with translation MAVIKMKPTSPGQRGAVKISRDHLFKGAPHAPLLEPQFQKAGRNNNGHITIRHRGGGAKHHYRVVDFVRNKDGIPAKVERIEYDPNRTAHIALVCYADGERRYIIAPRGLEAGATLLSGSEAPIRAGNTLPIRNIPVGSTIHCIELQPGKGAQIARSAGTSATLLAREGVYAQVRMRSGEVRRIHIECRATIGEVANEEHSLRQLGKAGVKRHMGIRPTVRGVVMNPVDHPHGGGEGKTGEGRHPVDPWGNLTKGYRTRNNKRTQVFIVSRRKK, from the coding sequence ATGGCCGTCATCAAGATGAAACCCACTTCGCCGGGCCAACGCGGCGCGGTGAAGATCTCGCGGGACCACCTGTTCAAGGGTGCTCCTCACGCGCCTCTGCTGGAGCCCCAGTTCCAGAAGGCCGGCCGCAACAACAACGGCCACATCACGATCCGTCATCGTGGCGGCGGTGCCAAGCACCACTACCGCGTTGTCGACTTCGTGCGCAACAAGGACGGCATCCCGGCCAAGGTCGAACGCATCGAATACGACCCGAACCGCACCGCCCATATTGCCCTGGTCTGCTACGCCGACGGCGAGCGCCGCTACATCATCGCCCCGCGCGGTCTTGAAGCCGGTGCAACGCTGCTGAGCGGTTCGGAAGCCCCGATCCGCGCAGGCAACACGCTGCCGATCCGCAACATTCCGGTCGGCTCGACGATCCACTGCATCGAACTGCAACCCGGCAAGGGTGCGCAGATCGCGCGTTCGGCTGGTACGTCGGCCACGCTGCTGGCTCGCGAAGGCGTCTACGCCCAGGTCCGCATGCGTTCGGGTGAGGTGCGCCGCATCCACATCGAATGCCGCGCCACCATTGGTGAAGTCGCAAACGAAGAGCACAGCCTGCGCCAACTCGGCAAGGCCGGTGTGAAGCGCCACATGGGTATTCGCCCGACCGTTCGCGGCGTGGTGATGAACCCGGTCGACCACCCGCACGGTGGTGGCGAAGGCAAGACCGGCGAAGGCCGCCATCCTGTCGACCCATGGGGCAACCTGACCAAGGGCTACCGTACCCGTAACAACAAGCGCACGCAGGTCTTCATCGTGTCGCGCCGCAAGAAGTAA
- a CDS encoding c-type cytochrome — protein MIRLASFALAAAVAAISLPAAAQFAKPDDAIKYRQSALFVMGQHFGRVGAMANGRVPYDAAVAAANADIVAEMAKLPWAGFGAGTEGGKGKPEIWKESAKFKEHQDKMIAETGKLAVAAKAGNIDALKAQFGATAGSCKACHDSFRNQ, from the coding sequence ATGATTCGACTCGCCTCGTTCGCCCTGGCCGCTGCCGTCGCCGCAATCTCCCTGCCGGCCGCGGCCCAGTTCGCCAAGCCCGATGACGCCATCAAGTACCGCCAGAGCGCATTGTTCGTGATGGGCCAGCATTTCGGCCGCGTGGGCGCCATGGCCAATGGCCGCGTTCCCTACGACGCTGCGGTCGCCGCCGCAAATGCCGACATCGTGGCCGAGATGGCCAAACTGCCCTGGGCCGGTTTTGGCGCAGGCACCGAAGGGGGCAAGGGCAAGCCCGAGATCTGGAAGGAATCAGCCAAGTTCAAGGAGCACCAGGACAAGATGATTGCCGAGACCGGCAAGCTGGCGGTCGCCGCCAAGGCCGGAAACATCGACGCACTCAAGGCCCAGTTCGGCGCCACCGCCGGCAGCTGCAAGGCTTGCCACGACAGCTTCCGCAACCAGTAA
- the rplW gene encoding 50S ribosomal protein L23: MSRVNPTAAERTFEEGRLMAVLVAPIVSEKATMVGEKSNAVTFKVLQDATKPEIKAAVELMFKVEVQGVSVLNTKGKTKRFGKSIGRRDNVRKAYVTLKPGQELNLVGEGA, encoded by the coding sequence ATGAGCCGCGTGAACCCTACCGCCGCTGAACGTACGTTCGAAGAAGGCCGCCTGATGGCGGTGCTGGTCGCCCCGATCGTGTCCGAAAAGGCCACGATGGTCGGCGAGAAGTCGAACGCTGTCACTTTCAAGGTGCTGCAAGACGCCACCAAGCCCGAGATCAAGGCCGCTGTCGAACTGATGTTCAAGGTCGAAGTCCAGGGCGTGTCGGTGCTCAACACCAAGGGCAAGACCAAGCGCTTTGGCAAGTCCATCGGCCGCCGCGACAACGTTCGCAAGGCCTATGTGACCCTGAAGCCCGGTCAAGAGCTCAACCTCGTCGGGGAAGGCGCTTAA
- the rpmC gene encoding 50S ribosomal protein L29: MTKAATLRTKDVAGLQAEIKDLQKAHFGLRMQKATQQLSNTSTLRVTRRDIARAKTILAQKQQETQAAK; encoded by the coding sequence GTGACCAAGGCTGCAACCCTGCGCACGAAGGACGTCGCAGGCCTGCAAGCTGAAATCAAGGACCTGCAGAAGGCCCATTTCGGCCTGCGCATGCAGAAAGCCACGCAACAGCTGTCGAACACCTCGACGCTGCGCGTGACGCGCCGCGACATCGCGCGCGCCAAGACCATTCTTGCTCAGAAGCAGCAAGAAACCCAAGCCGCCAAGTAA
- a CDS encoding GNAT family N-acetyltransferase, whose protein sequence is MSFSVSRPLPLADTPAVVLLTPDEAHEFDAARAIFRDYAASLNIDLCFQNFEEEVAALPGDYAEPRGALLLALVDPAHIKEAAGQEAPTLLRPNGALAHVAGCCALRPLDNADYANAAEMKRLFVRPGFRGLGVGRQLAEAILDAARGAGYACVLLDTLDDMESARALYEDLGFEEVPPYYHNPIAGAHYLKADL, encoded by the coding sequence ATGAGCTTTTCAGTTTCACGGCCCCTGCCGCTCGCAGACACGCCGGCCGTCGTACTGCTGACGCCGGACGAAGCCCATGAGTTCGATGCGGCGCGCGCGATATTTCGGGACTACGCGGCCTCGCTGAACATCGACCTGTGCTTTCAGAACTTCGAAGAGGAAGTTGCCGCGCTTCCGGGAGACTACGCAGAACCGCGCGGCGCACTGTTGCTCGCCCTGGTCGACCCGGCCCATATCAAGGAGGCCGCCGGACAAGAGGCGCCCACCCTTTTGCGCCCGAACGGAGCCCTGGCGCACGTGGCCGGCTGCTGCGCCCTGCGGCCGCTCGACAACGCCGACTACGCCAATGCCGCCGAGATGAAGCGCCTGTTCGTGCGGCCCGGTTTTCGCGGACTGGGTGTCGGCCGCCAGCTGGCCGAAGCCATTCTCGATGCGGCTCGCGGCGCGGGCTACGCCTGCGTGCTGCTCGACACGCTGGACGACATGGAATCGGCCCGCGCGCTCTATGAAGACCTGGGTTTCGAGGAAGTGCCGCCCTACTATCACAACCCGATTGCTGGCGCGCACTACCTCAAGGCCGATCTCTGA
- the rpsC gene encoding 30S ribosomal protein S3: MGQKIHPTGFRLAVTRNWSSRWYASDRDFAGMLAEDIKVREYLKKKLKNASVSRVMIERPAKNARITIYSARPGVVIGKKGEDIENLKRELGKQLGVPVAVNIEEVRKPEIDAQLIADSITQQLEKRIMFRRAMKRAMQNAMRLGAQGIKIMSAGRLNGIEIARTEWYREGRVPLHTLRADIDYGTSEAKTTYGVIGVKVWVYKGDTLGRNDLPAVETPRPDEERRPRGPRRDGRPGGDRPGSDRRGPGPRAGARGPIGGNTAPADGSDKPAEATGAAPAAPGADSKPAVKRVRKAAPAAAADGAKTE, translated from the coding sequence ATGGGACAGAAAATCCATCCGACCGGCTTCCGCCTTGCGGTTACCCGTAACTGGTCCAGCCGCTGGTACGCAAGCGACCGCGATTTCGCGGGCATGCTGGCTGAAGACATCAAGGTTCGCGAATACCTCAAGAAGAAGCTGAAGAACGCTTCGGTGTCGCGCGTCATGATCGAGCGTCCCGCCAAGAACGCACGCATCACGATCTACTCGGCTCGTCCGGGCGTCGTGATCGGCAAGAAGGGCGAAGACATCGAGAACCTCAAGCGCGAACTGGGCAAGCAGCTCGGCGTGCCTGTGGCAGTGAACATCGAAGAAGTGCGCAAGCCTGAAATCGATGCCCAGCTGATCGCCGACAGCATCACGCAGCAGCTCGAAAAGCGGATCATGTTCCGCCGCGCCATGAAGCGCGCCATGCAAAACGCCATGCGTCTGGGTGCCCAAGGCATCAAGATCATGTCGGCTGGCCGCCTGAACGGTATCGAAATTGCTCGTACCGAGTGGTATCGCGAAGGTCGCGTGCCCCTCCACACGCTGCGCGCCGACATCGACTACGGCACCTCGGAAGCCAAGACCACCTACGGCGTCATCGGCGTCAAGGTCTGGGTCTACAAGGGCGACACGCTGGGTCGTAACGACCTGCCGGCCGTCGAAACGCCGCGTCCCGATGAAGAGCGTCGCCCGCGTGGTCCGCGCCGCGATGGCCGCCCCGGTGGCGACCGTCCGGGTTCGGATCGTCGTGGTCCCGGCCCGCGCGCCGGTGCCCGTGGTCCGATCGGTGGCAACACCGCTCCGGCCGACGGCAGCGACAAGCCCGCAGAAGCTACTGGCGCAGCTCCCGCTGCGCCGGGTGCAGACTCGAAACCCGCCGTTAAGCGCGTCCGCAAAGCCGCGCCAGCTGCAGCAGCTGACGGTGCCAAGACCGAGTGA
- the rplC gene encoding 50S ribosomal protein L3, protein MSLSNSLGLLGRKVGMMRLFTDDGDAVPVTVVDVSNNRVTQIKSQETDGYVALQVTFGSRKASRVTKPQAGHLAKAGVEAGEIIREFRVTADTAGQHKAGGVIAASSVFSVGQKVDVQGTSIGKGYAGTIKRHNMSSQRASHGNSRSHNVPGSIGMAQDPGRVFPGKRMTGHLGDVTKTTQNLDVFRIDEARQLLLIKGAIPGAKGGFVTVRPAIKAKPQAAEGAK, encoded by the coding sequence ATGAGTCTGAGCAACTCCCTCGGGTTGCTGGGCCGCAAGGTGGGGATGATGCGTCTCTTCACCGATGACGGGGACGCAGTTCCTGTCACGGTGGTGGATGTGTCCAACAACCGTGTGACCCAGATCAAGTCGCAAGAGACCGACGGCTACGTCGCGCTGCAAGTGACGTTCGGTTCGCGCAAGGCATCGCGCGTGACCAAGCCCCAAGCCGGCCACCTCGCCAAGGCGGGTGTCGAAGCTGGTGAAATCATCCGCGAATTCCGCGTGACCGCCGATACCGCAGGTCAGCACAAGGCTGGCGGCGTCATTGCCGCAAGCAGCGTGTTCTCCGTGGGCCAGAAGGTCGACGTGCAAGGCACCTCGATCGGTAAGGGCTACGCCGGTACCATCAAGCGCCACAACATGAGCTCGCAACGCGCGTCGCACGGTAACAGCCGTTCGCACAACGTTCCCGGCTCGATCGGCATGGCACAAGACCCCGGTCGCGTGTTCCCCGGCAAGCGCATGACGGGCCACCTCGGTGACGTCACCAAGACGACGCAGAACCTCGATGTGTTCCGCATCGACGAAGCTCGTCAACTGCTGCTCATCAAGGGCGCGATCCCGGGCGCAAAGGGTGGCTTCGTCACCGTGCGTCCCGCCATCAAGGCCAAGCCGCAAGCGGCTGAAGGAGCGAAGTAA
- the rpsQ gene encoding 30S ribosomal protein S17, with amino-acid sequence MTEAKKSLKRTLIGKVVSDKRAKTVTVLVERRVKHELYGKIVAKTSKYHAHDEKGEYKLGDTIEITESRPISKTKNWVVTRLVEKAVLV; translated from the coding sequence ATGACGGAAGCTAAAAAATCCCTCAAGCGCACCTTGATCGGCAAGGTGGTCAGCGACAAGCGTGCCAAGACCGTGACCGTGCTGGTCGAGCGCCGTGTGAAGCACGAGCTCTACGGCAAGATCGTGGCCAAGACGAGCAAGTACCACGCCCATGACGAAAAGGGCGAGTACAAGCTGGGCGACACCATCGAGATCACGGAAAGCCGTCCGATTTCGAAGACCAAGAACTGGGTCGTGACCCGTCTGGTCGAGAAGGCCGTGCTGGTCTGA
- the rplD gene encoding 50S ribosomal protein L4 produces the protein MQLELLNEQGQAASKYDAPETVFGRDYNEDLVHQIVVAFQANARQGTRAQKDREQVKHSTKKPFKQKGTGRARAGMTSSPLWRGGGRIFPNMPDENFSQKINKKMYRAGMAAIFSQLAREGRLAVVDSLTVDSPKTKPLAARFKAMNLESVLVIAEEVDENLYLASRNLVNVLVVEPRYADPVSLVHYKKVLVTKGAVDKLKEMFA, from the coding sequence ATGCAACTCGAACTCCTGAACGAACAAGGCCAGGCCGCGTCGAAGTACGACGCCCCCGAGACCGTGTTCGGCCGTGACTACAACGAAGACCTGGTTCACCAGATCGTCGTTGCATTCCAGGCCAACGCCCGCCAAGGCACGCGCGCCCAGAAGGACCGCGAGCAGGTCAAGCACTCGACCAAGAAGCCTTTCAAGCAAAAGGGAACGGGCCGCGCCCGCGCCGGTATGACGTCCTCGCCGCTGTGGCGCGGGGGTGGCCGGATTTTCCCGAACATGCCTGACGAAAACTTCTCGCAGAAGATCAACAAGAAGATGTACCGCGCCGGCATGGCCGCCATCTTCTCGCAGCTCGCTCGCGAAGGCCGTCTGGCCGTGGTGGATTCGCTGACCGTGGATTCGCCCAAGACGAAGCCGCTGGCAGCCCGTTTCAAGGCAATGAATCTCGAGTCCGTGCTCGTGATCGCCGAAGAAGTCGACGAAAACCTGTACCTTGCCTCGCGCAATCTGGTGAACGTTCTCGTGGTCGAACCCCGCTACGCCGATCCGGTGTCGCTCGTTCACTATAAGAAGGTGCTGGTCACCAAGGGTGCCGTCGACAAGCTCAAGGAGATGTTCGCATGA
- a CDS encoding HPr family phosphocarrier protein codes for MIKKSVTISNKLGLHARASAKLTKLAGSFPCEVWLSRGDRRINAKSIMGVMMLAAGLGSTVELETNGQQEEEAMDAIVQLMNDKFGEGE; via the coding sequence GTGATCAAGAAATCCGTGACCATCAGCAATAAGCTGGGCTTGCATGCGCGCGCATCGGCCAAGCTCACCAAACTCGCAGGCAGCTTTCCCTGCGAAGTGTGGCTCTCGCGCGGCGACCGCCGCATCAATGCCAAGAGCATCATGGGCGTCATGATGCTTGCCGCCGGGCTGGGCTCCACGGTCGAGCTCGAAACGAACGGCCAGCAGGAAGAAGAAGCGATGGACGCCATCGTTCAACTAATGAACGACAAATTCGGCGAAGGCGAGTGA
- a CDS encoding TlpA disulfide reductase family protein, whose amino-acid sequence MKKYIAAAAVVLAMAAGVGVYFGSGATAAPASTFVLLDGSKKSTDDLKGKVTLVNFWATSCVTCVAEMPKVIATYDKYKSKGYDTLAVAMSYDPPSYVVNFAETRKLPFKVAIDNTGSVAQAWGDVKLTPTTYLVNKKGEIVKRYVGEPDFAELHKLIEKLLAEA is encoded by the coding sequence ATGAAAAAATACATCGCCGCCGCAGCAGTCGTCCTTGCAATGGCCGCCGGCGTGGGCGTGTACTTCGGTTCCGGCGCCACGGCGGCACCGGCATCGACCTTCGTGCTGCTCGACGGCAGCAAGAAAAGCACCGACGACCTGAAGGGCAAGGTCACCCTGGTCAACTTCTGGGCCACGAGCTGCGTGACCTGCGTGGCCGAAATGCCGAAGGTCATTGCAACCTACGACAAGTACAAGTCGAAGGGCTACGACACGCTGGCCGTGGCCATGAGCTACGACCCGCCGAGCTATGTCGTCAACTTTGCCGAAACGCGCAAGCTGCCGTTCAAGGTGGCCATCGACAACACCGGCAGCGTGGCGCAGGCCTGGGGAGACGTGAAGCTCACGCCCACCACCTACCTGGTCAACAAGAAGGGCGAGATCGTGAAGCGCTACGTGGGCGAGCCCGATTTCGCAGAGCTCCACAAACTGATCGAAAAGCTGCTCGCCGAGGCCTGA